The Chitinophaga pinensis DSM 2588 region AACACGGTAAAAATAAACGGGCATTTAAAAGACCTGCCTGATGGCATGTTGTATATTTTGAATGATAAACAACAACAGATAGATTCCACCCATTCGGATAAGGGACAATTCTCATTCGATCTGCCAATCACCAATAACGACCAATACTACTATGTCACGTTAGAACACCTGGACGATACAAAGGTTAAAAGGCTGTTCCATTTTAAAACGAACAAAAAGTATAAAGGCAATGAGTTGTTCCTTCAATACTTCATCGCCGAAGATGGCCTACAGATCAATGGTGCAATAGAAGACTTCACACCTAAAGACATGCGCCTGCCTGACAACATCCGTCTGGTACATCTGTCTGAATTTATAACAGGCGCACAGAATACTGTGATGAATAACATCGATTACGATTTCAATCAACCGGTGAATGATAGCGCTTGGGATATATTGAAAACGCTTGTCCGTAAATACCCGTCCTCCTATTATTTAATACATGAAATAAATAAGTACCGGAATAATTATTCAGGCAATCAACTCAAGGAACTACTGGCCTCTTTTGATGAAAATATCCGCCAATGCTTGGAAGCAAAGACAATCAGTAATGCTATCGCTATTAAACAAAGCAATACTAAGACAGCTAATAACACCAGACTCCAGGCCATCGATAAAACATTACAACCGGTTATAGACGCAACAGCCTCCGTTAATATGGTCATTCTCTGGGCCAGCTGGTGCGCGCCCTGCATCGCAGAAATTCCTGAATTGCAGAAAATATATACAAAGTATCAAGCCAATAGCAAGTTTCGTATGCTGTCTGTCAGCCTGGACGCAGAAGAAGACAAATGGAAAAATGCATTGGAGAAACATCCTATGCCATGGACGCAGCTTTGGTTGCAACAAGCACTGAAAGAATATCAACAGGAGATATTCCAGTTTGATAATAGTATTCCTACCATCATTTTCTTTAACAATAAAGGAGAAATAATAAAAAAATATACCGGGGCGAATGCCAGCAATACCGAACAGTATATCCACCTGATTGATACTTCCCTGTAATTTCCGGCCACCCGACACGGAAATTCTATTTTTAATTGTATATTAAACGATTAAATCAACCTATCAGCCGTAGCATGCACTATAAATTATTTATCCCGATTGGGATCATGCTGATCTGTGGCTGCCTGCACAACCGGCAACACACATCTCAGGATCCGTTATCCTCCATTCCAAAAGAACAACTTGACTCCATCATGGCACTCGCTCAGGCACAGGCAGCACAAGCTGATACGCTTGGTACACTGATTCTCTCTATTGACAACAGCGTAAAGGCTACCCCGGCAGACAAGTCCCCTGATAGTACCCTTCCATGGGTGAGTATCGCGGAAACAGACACCGAAATTAAAAGACTGATTAATCCGGATGAGATCGTCCTGCCCTTCACAAGGGCCAGACTGATCATTGACTATCCACTGAATAATCCTGCCATATTTGAATTATCCGCTTCAGGTAAAGGTTTCACAAGGAAAGAACTCATAAAATACATCGGCGACAAATATCATATGATATATGAAGAAGAAGAGCAATCAGCCACTACCAAAACAGTTCCCCTGAATGAAAGAAAAGAGCTTATTAACAGAAATACGACCGATGGAAAATATGGCGTTTGGGGGCATGATCTGTCTGACCTGTCTTTAAGCACTATTGAAGTATACAGAGATGATAAAGGACAGATTTCCCTGGTACTGGATATTAATTCCTGACGGGATAAGGTCATAAGCGGAAATCGGGGTAGCTTTATGACATGGTACTGTTTTCTTCCGATTTATAAATCGTACAGGTAATGTTATAAAACCTACCCGTATCAAAACGTATGGCAATTTATCTTTGATCCAAAGATTCACAACCATGCGTTCTACTCATATTTCCAGGAAAGATTTTATCAGAAATTCTGCACTCGCCACATTAGGACTGGGTATCACACCTTCCCTGCTGTCGGATGTAAAAGCTGCAAACCCACACGAAACAAACACGATCGCTGGTAGTAAGAATCTGAAACTGAAGAATGTACGCCTGGAAACAGGATTTGAATATGAAGGCGATGAAGTGATCGCTACCAAAACCGGACTATTCTGCGTTGAAATAGCCAATGGAAAAATCACCGCTATTCTGCCTAATGCCCCAAAGGCCAATGCAACAGATGCCAAAGGTCTCCTGATGCTGCCTGCTTTCAAAGACATGCACATCCACCTGGATAAAACCTTCTATGGTGGTCCATGGAAAGCTGCCAGAAGAAAACAGGGCGGTGTAAAAGGAATGATCGCACTGGAGCAGCAGATCCTTCCGGAAATGCTGAAAACCTCCACCGATCATGCAGAAAAATTAATCGCATTATTGCAGTCCTGTGGCTCCAGCTTTGCCCGGAGCCACGTCAATATCGAACCTACCTCCAAACTGGACTCTCTTAAAAACCTACAGAAAGCGCTGGAAAATAAAAAAGACTCCTTTGGTGCAGAACTGGTCGCTTTTCCACAACACGGACTGTATTATGCAGATTCTACTTCCCTGATGAAAGAAGCGGCTAAGATGGATATTGATTTTATCGGAGGAGTAGACCCTTATTCGCTGGACGGTGAGATTGCCAAACCGATGGACTTCATTGTTAAACTGGCACTGGATAATAACAAAGGGATTGACATCCACCTGCATGAATCAGGAGATTCCGGATTGAAAACGGTCGAATACCTGATAGACAGGGTCAATGAAAATCCCGTTCTGAAAGGAAAAACCTTCCTGAGTCATTGCTTCGTATTGGGTAAACTGGAAAAACAGAAACAGGAAGAAATTGCAGATAAACTGGCGCAGGCAGAAATCGGGATTATGTCTACGATCCCTTTCGGCGGATTGATCATGCCGATTCCTACGTTGTACAAATACGGTGTAACGGTCGGTACGGGGAATGACAGTATTATTGATCACTGGAATACCTGGGGCCTGGGTAGCGTGCTACAGAAAGCCAATCTGATGGCTCAGCTATATGGCAATTCCACAGAATTCCTCCTGTCACGTAGTCTCAGACTGGCTACCTACAACATCCTGCCACTCGATGACAAAGGGCAGCAACAGTGGCCAAAGAAAGGCGATGCTGCCGATGTGGTACTGATTGATGCCAGTTGCTCGGCAGAAGCAGTATCCAGGATATCTCCTGTCAGGTCATTGATCCATCAGGGCAAGATTGTCTTCTGATGGTAGGAGCATCTCCTTTACAAACACAAAAGGCAGGGCACAGAAAGATCGTAAAGATCCTGGAGTCCTGATAGTGTGGCAGTTATCGTTGACAGGGCTGGGTTATTTTTACTAATTTAGCCTGGTCGCTGTCGCAAACGATACATACCAGCCAGATGAATTATCAGAAAGATCATTTTCCGGTATTGAGCATTCAGGAGTTCAGTCAGGGTAAATCCGAAGACTGCAAAGTACTGTTTCATGAACTGCATGGAGAACGATCTATTGATGAAGCCCATAAACATGACTTCTTCATCGCCATCCTCTTCGAAGCCGGACGCGGCACACATACCATCGATTTTGTCGAACATCCTATTACGGATTTACAGCTGCACATGGTCTTTCCCGGCCAGGTACATCAATGGAAAATAAAAAAGGAGACGGTAGGCTATCAGCTGATGATAGAACGGGAAGCATTTGAATCCGTCCTGCCTAACCTGCGCTTTTCATCGGCATTATACCAACGTCATCCTGTGATGACGCTAAAAAAGGGCGCGTATGAGTCCCTTCTTTACGAATTCCGCTGTGTACAGAAAGAACTTGATAAAAACGAGCCCTTTGAAGCGCTGATCAAAGCCCGCTGCGGTGTTATTGGATTACTGATCAGCAAAACAGCTGAAAAACGTTTCAGTGATTTCGACATCTACAATTCCAATGCTATTCTGTCGCGCTTCATTAGTCTTATCGACAGATACTTTAAAGAACAACGCTCTGTTGCCTTCTATGCACATGAGATCAACATCTCCCCCAATTATCTCAATATGGTGTGCAGAAAACAGCTGAATGTCGCTGCTTCCTCCCTTATACAGGACAGGGTGCTGCTGGAAGCAAAACGACTGCTGAAAACGTCTTCCATGACAGTAAAAGAGATTATCTTTGACCTGGGCTTTTACGATCATGCCAACTTCTCCAAATTCTTCAAGTCCCATACAGGCATGACGCCATCAGCCTTTAAAGAACTGAAATAAAGCTATAGGCAGATATCCGTTCTATGTTTTATTTGATAAGTATCATCCTTCATTCATCCTTCGTTGCACGAACGAAAGATGAACGAAGGATAACAAATATCTAAAGGGGATTTATAAATAATGCAAGACCTTCATTTATATCCAGGCCACCAGCTGAAAGGTTTTCATGTCATAAATCAGGATCTGGTTTTTGTCCGTTTTATCATATTTACCATTATCATTGATGTCATAATGGCCTGCAACGGTGACAGTTCCCGTCTGCCCCCGGAAAGCCTTTTTCCATAACAGGAATGTTAAAAAAGCAAAAGGGCCGCATTGCTTCCCTTGAGCTGCTACCCCAATGACTAACAAACAGTACCCTCAAAACTTTATGTGAAAAAATAAACTAATGCGTCACACCTTCGCCGAGATTGGGGGTAGCTCAAGTGGAAGAGCATCTGCTCTGCAGGCAGCGGGTTACAGTTTCGATTCCTTGTCCCCTGACCGCCGCTGATGCTGGATGACGCCGCAGCCAGGATCTATGATCCCATTTACAGGGGCATACAGGGTGAAAAGCTGGCTGGCAAACTTTTCAAGGACTATATTGAAGTAAACTGGTAAAATACCGGTATCTGAAAAATCAACTACCTTAGCAGCAATAAATCATTGCCTCTGCAATTCTTCTTCCCATACAGGCATCCCACATTGCCTGGATTTGTATACTAACGGGCGACTTATGACCCGTCTTTACATCGCAGTACCTGCGATGCTGTTATCATTATGTATATAAATCAAAATAAACACAGACATGTTTTTCTTAGAAACGGAACGGCT contains the following coding sequences:
- a CDS encoding helix-turn-helix domain-containing protein encodes the protein MNYQKDHFPVLSIQEFSQGKSEDCKVLFHELHGERSIDEAHKHDFFIAILFEAGRGTHTIDFVEHPITDLQLHMVFPGQVHQWKIKKETVGYQLMIEREAFESVLPNLRFSSALYQRHPVMTLKKGAYESLLYEFRCVQKELDKNEPFEALIKARCGVIGLLISKTAEKRFSDFDIYNSNAILSRFISLIDRYFKEQRSVAFYAHEINISPNYLNMVCRKQLNVAASSLIQDRVLLEAKRLLKTSSMTVKEIIFDLGFYDHANFSKFFKSHTGMTPSAFKELK
- a CDS encoding TlpA disulfide reductase family protein, giving the protein MRLYLFFIIVLFFSCKQTNNTANTVKINGHLKDLPDGMLYILNDKQQQIDSTHSDKGQFSFDLPITNNDQYYYVTLEHLDDTKVKRLFHFKTNKKYKGNELFLQYFIAEDGLQINGAIEDFTPKDMRLPDNIRLVHLSEFITGAQNTVMNNIDYDFNQPVNDSAWDILKTLVRKYPSSYYLIHEINKYRNNYSGNQLKELLASFDENIRQCLEAKTISNAIAIKQSNTKTANNTRLQAIDKTLQPVIDATASVNMVILWASWCAPCIAEIPELQKIYTKYQANSKFRMLSVSLDAEEDKWKNALEKHPMPWTQLWLQQALKEYQQEIFQFDNSIPTIIFFNNKGEIIKKYTGANASNTEQYIHLIDTSL
- a CDS encoding amidohydrolase family protein, whose amino-acid sequence is MRSTHISRKDFIRNSALATLGLGITPSLLSDVKAANPHETNTIAGSKNLKLKNVRLETGFEYEGDEVIATKTGLFCVEIANGKITAILPNAPKANATDAKGLLMLPAFKDMHIHLDKTFYGGPWKAARRKQGGVKGMIALEQQILPEMLKTSTDHAEKLIALLQSCGSSFARSHVNIEPTSKLDSLKNLQKALENKKDSFGAELVAFPQHGLYYADSTSLMKEAAKMDIDFIGGVDPYSLDGEIAKPMDFIVKLALDNNKGIDIHLHESGDSGLKTVEYLIDRVNENPVLKGKTFLSHCFVLGKLEKQKQEEIADKLAQAEIGIMSTIPFGGLIMPIPTLYKYGVTVGTGNDSIIDHWNTWGLGSVLQKANLMAQLYGNSTEFLLSRSLRLATYNILPLDDKGQQQWPKKGDAADVVLIDASCSAEAVSRISPVRSLIHQGKIVF